Proteins encoded in a region of the Microcoleus sp. bin38.metabat.b11b12b14.051 genome:
- a CDS encoding DUF2256 domain-containing protein — MAKQRLKSDLPTKMCPVCDRPFTWRKKWADCWDEVKYCSDRCRRRRNSTES, encoded by the coding sequence ATGGCAAAGCAGCGATTGAAGTCCGATTTACCGACTAAGATGTGTCCGGTGTGCGATCGACCTTTTACTTGGCGCAAAAAATGGGCCGACTGCTGGGATGAAGTAAAATACTGCTCGGATCGCTGTCGCCGCCGCCGTAATAGCACCGAAAGTTAA